In one window of Chelmon rostratus isolate fCheRos1 chromosome 19, fCheRos1.pri, whole genome shotgun sequence DNA:
- the LOC121623113 gene encoding beta-1,3-galactosyl-O-glycosyl-glycoprotein beta-1,6-N-acetylglucosaminyltransferase 4-like translates to MNTRCSFLRLRGQWMPSLLSLLTLCVLLLISVKFRCISESLLHPASLDDIQTFHKYSINCSAIYDMDPVEVGKSLIIRRREVVEDTDESLVNLTSSCPLFIKSRGYDDVCVTEEERDFPLAYSLVVHKSAWMVERLLKAVYSPNNIYCIHYDQKSSAQFISAMEGVARCLPNVFIASRRETVYYASMSRLKADLNCLSDLLLSDVKWKYVINLCGQDFPLRSNIELVSELKRLKGANMLETSRPTDSKKERFTFHHELKDAGFEYQKLPVKTQQPKTPPPHGIEVFCGNAYFVLSRDFVVYMDDSVVVKDFLAWSEDTYSPDEHFWATLVRLEGVPGGVPRSQPDITDLMSKTRLVKWHYLEESLYPPCSGQHVRSVCIYGAAELRWLLNYGHWFANKFDPKVDPVSIQCLEERLEEKQKLFQSLASKNCRKG, encoded by the coding sequence ATGAATACAAGATGTTCATTTCTGAGACTGAGAGGACAGTGGATGCCTTCACTCCTGTCACTGCTGACTCTCTGCGTCCTGCTCTTAATCAGTGTGAAGTTCAGATGCATCTCTGAATCTCTACTCCACCCAGCAAGTCTCGATGACATTCAGACATTTCACAAATACAGCATCAACTGTTCGGCTATATATGACATGGACCCGGTGGAGGTGGGTAAATCTCTGATCATCAGGAGGAGGGAAGTTGTGGAGGATACGGATGAAAGTCTGGTTAACCTGACCTCAAGCTGCCCGTTGTTCATCAAGTCCAGAGGCTATGATGAcgtgtgtgtcacagaggaggagagagacttTCCTCTTGCTTATTCACTGGTTGTACATAAATCTGCGTGGATGGTCGAGAGGCTCCTCAAGGCGGTGTACTCACCCAATAATATCTACTGTATCCACTATGATCAGAAGTCTTCAGCTCAGTTCATCTCGGCCATGGAGGGCGTAGCGCGCTGTCTGCCCAACGTCTTCATCGCCTCCAGACGAGAGACCGTCTATTATGCAAGCATGAGCCGACTGAAAGCTGATCTCAACTGTCTGTCGGACCTTTTGCTGTCAGACGTCAAGTGGAAGTACGTGATCAACCTCTGCGGCCAGGATTTCCCCCTCAGGTCCAACATCGAGCTGGTGTCAGAACTGAAGAGATTGAAAGGGGCTAACATGCTGGAGACAAGTCGGCCCACTGACTCTAAGAAGGAGAGGTTCACCTTCCACCACGAGCTGAAAGACGCCGGCTTTGAATATCAAAAACTGCCGGTGAAGACGCAGCAGCCGAAGACCCCTCCACCCCACGGCATCGAGGTCTTCTGCGGTAACGCCTACTTTGTCTTGTCGCGGGACTTTGTTGTGTACATGGACGACTCGGTCGTGGTGAAAGACTTTCTGGCCTGGTCTGAGGACACCTACTCCCCGGATGAACACTTCTGGGCCACACTTGTGCGACTGGAAGGCGTACCAGGGGGGGTGCCCAGATCCCAGCCTGACATCACAGACCTGATGAGTAAGACCAGGCTGGTGAAGTGGCATTACCTGGAGGAGAGCCTCTACCCACCGTGCTCAGGGCAACACGTTCGCAGCGTTTGTATTTACGGTGCTGCTGAATTGCGTTGGTTACTCAACTACGGTCACTGGTTTGCCAACAAGTTCGACCCCAAAGTGGACCCTGTTTCAATTCAGTGCCTtgaggagaggctggaggaaaaacagaagttaTTCCAATCGTTGGCGTCTAAAAACTGTCGGAAGGGTTAA